The Bacillus carboniphilus genome contains a region encoding:
- a CDS encoding dihydrolipoamide acetyltransferase family protein: MAIEEMKMPQLGESVTEGTISKWFVAEGDHVNKYDPIAEVMTDKVNAEIPSSFTGTIKEIIAKEDETLQVGEIICKVDVEGKPENSKVEKEEQQPKETEHKENQDQSNKKRYSPAVLRLAQENEIDLEKVDGTGKGGRITRKDLQKLIDSGSIPIAQEEVIVEQKQAPEQKSLNESRPVQKATPSALVDVQVGDKEIPVSGVRQAIAQNMVRSKHEAPHAWMMVEADVTNLVNYRNQLKEPFKAKEGFSLTFFAFFVKAVAQALKEFPEINSMWAGDKIVQKKDINLSIAVATDDALFVPVIKNADEKTIKGIAREINELAQKVRAGKLSSEDMKGGTFTVNNTGSFGSVQSMGIINYPQAAILQVESIVKKPVVMEGGMFAARDMINLCLSLDHRVLDGLVCGRFLARVKEILENVSSETTSVY; encoded by the coding sequence ATGGCGATTGAAGAAATGAAAATGCCACAGTTAGGCGAGAGTGTCACTGAAGGAACAATCAGTAAATGGTTTGTTGCTGAAGGAGACCATGTTAATAAATATGACCCAATTGCAGAAGTGATGACAGATAAGGTGAACGCTGAAATCCCGTCCTCTTTTACTGGTACGATCAAAGAAATTATCGCTAAAGAGGATGAAACGCTTCAAGTTGGTGAAATCATCTGTAAGGTTGATGTTGAAGGAAAACCAGAGAATAGTAAAGTAGAAAAGGAAGAACAACAGCCGAAAGAAACTGAGCATAAAGAGAATCAAGACCAATCGAACAAAAAGAGATACTCTCCGGCGGTCCTTCGTTTAGCACAGGAGAATGAGATTGATTTAGAGAAAGTTGATGGAACTGGGAAAGGAGGAAGAATTACCCGTAAAGATTTGCAAAAACTGATTGATTCAGGTTCCATTCCAATAGCACAAGAAGAAGTAATAGTTGAACAAAAACAAGCACCTGAACAAAAATCACTTAATGAAAGCAGACCTGTCCAAAAGGCAACTCCGAGTGCTCTAGTGGATGTTCAAGTGGGAGATAAGGAAATACCGGTATCAGGTGTTCGCCAAGCTATAGCACAAAACATGGTGCGAAGTAAACATGAAGCGCCTCATGCATGGATGATGGTAGAAGCAGATGTCACGAATTTAGTAAACTACCGCAATCAGTTAAAAGAGCCTTTTAAAGCGAAAGAAGGGTTTAGCTTAACGTTCTTCGCTTTCTTTGTAAAAGCTGTTGCTCAAGCATTGAAGGAGTTCCCAGAGATTAATTCCATGTGGGCAGGGGACAAGATCGTCCAGAAGAAAGATATCAACCTTTCTATTGCCGTAGCTACTGACGATGCCTTATTTGTCCCTGTTATTAAAAATGCAGATGAAAAAACGATTAAAGGAATTGCTCGGGAAATAAATGAACTAGCCCAAAAGGTCAGAGCTGGTAAACTGTCCTCAGAAGACATGAAAGGTGGAACGTTTACCGTGAATAATACTGGATCATTTGGTTCTGTCCAATCGATGGGTATTATTAATTATCCTCAAGCGGCGATTTTACAAGTAGAATCGATTGTGAAAAAACCTGTTGTGATGGAAGGCGGAATGTTTGCTGCCCGAGATATGATTAACCTTTGCTTATCACTCGATCATCGCGTGTTAGATGGTCTAGTGTGCGGACGATTCTTAGCGAGAGTAAAAGAAATTTTAGAAAACGTTTCGAGTGAGACAACGTCTGTATATTAA
- a CDS encoding alpha-ketoacid dehydrogenase subunit beta — translation MPVISYIDAVTMALREEMERDEKVFVLGEDVGRKGGVFKATNGLYEQFGEDRVLDTPLAESAIAGVGIGAAMYGMRPVAEMQFADFIMPAVNQIVSEAAKIRYRSNNDWQCPITIRAPYGGGIHGALYHSQSVEALFANQPGLKIVMPSTPYDVKGLLKAAIRDDDPVLFFEHKRAYRLIKGEVPSDDYVLPIGKADVKREGEDITVITYGLGVHFALQAADRLAKDGISAHILDLRTVYPLDQDAIIEAASKTGKVLLVTEDTKEGSIMSEVAAVIAENCLFDLDAPIERLAGPDVPAMPYAPTMEKHFMINPDKVEKAMRELAEF, via the coding sequence ATGCCTGTAATATCATATATTGATGCTGTCACAATGGCTCTTCGAGAAGAAATGGAACGAGATGAAAAAGTGTTTGTGTTAGGAGAAGATGTAGGACGTAAAGGAGGTGTATTTAAAGCAACCAACGGTCTTTACGAGCAATTTGGAGAAGATCGAGTTTTAGATACCCCTTTAGCAGAATCGGCGATTGCTGGAGTTGGAATTGGAGCTGCTATGTACGGCATGAGACCAGTCGCTGAAATGCAGTTTGCCGATTTTATCATGCCAGCAGTCAATCAAATTGTGTCAGAGGCAGCTAAAATCCGTTATCGGTCCAATAACGATTGGCAATGTCCGATTACCATTCGTGCTCCTTATGGTGGAGGCATTCATGGAGCCCTCTATCATTCGCAATCTGTTGAGGCTCTTTTTGCAAATCAACCTGGTTTGAAAATAGTCATGCCATCCACTCCTTATGATGTGAAAGGACTCTTAAAAGCCGCAATCCGTGATGATGATCCTGTGCTTTTCTTTGAACACAAACGGGCGTATCGATTAATTAAAGGAGAAGTTCCGAGTGATGATTATGTGTTGCCAATAGGAAAAGCGGATGTAAAACGTGAAGGTGAGGATATTACCGTCATTACATACGGATTAGGGGTACATTTTGCTTTGCAAGCAGCAGACCGACTTGCCAAGGATGGAATTTCGGCTCATATTTTAGACTTAAGAACAGTTTACCCTTTAGATCAAGACGCCATTATCGAGGCTGCTTCTAAAACAGGGAAAGTTCTCTTAGTAACGGAAGATACAAAAGAGGGAAGCATCATGAGTGAAGTAGCGGCAGTGATTGCGGAAAACTGTTTATTTGATTTAGATGCACCTATCGAGCGTTTAGCAGGACCGGATGTACCAGCTATGCCGTATGCACCAACAATGGAAAAACATTTTATGATTAATCCTGATAAAGTCGAAAAAGCAATGAGAGAGTTAGCTGAATTTTAA
- a CDS encoding thiamine pyrophosphate-dependent dehydrogenase E1 component subunit alpha, whose protein sequence is MSKDRHQTLGLSDQDVIEMFETMLLARKLDERMWLLNRSGKIPFVVSCQGQEAAQVGAAFALNREKDYVLPYYRDLGVVLAFGMTAKEIMLSGFAKAEDPNSGGRQMPGHFGQKKNRIVTGSSPVTTQVPHAVGVALAGKMEKKDIVTFTTFGEGSSNQGDFHEGANFAGVHKLPVIFMCENNKYAISVPIEKQLACEKVSDRAIGYGMPGYTIDGNDPLAVYEVVKEAADRGRRGEGPTLIEAVSYRLTPHSSDDDDRAYRNQDEVAEAKQKDPLVTFATYLREVKVLTEESEKEINDKITKLVNEATDYAEDAPYAEPESALTHVYGN, encoded by the coding sequence ATGTCAAAAGATCGTCATCAAACGTTAGGATTATCAGACCAAGATGTCATTGAAATGTTTGAAACAATGCTACTTGCACGTAAACTAGACGAACGTATGTGGTTATTAAATCGTTCAGGTAAAATTCCATTTGTCGTGTCATGTCAAGGTCAAGAGGCTGCTCAAGTGGGAGCTGCATTTGCTCTTAATCGAGAAAAAGATTACGTTCTTCCATACTATCGCGATCTAGGGGTTGTGCTAGCATTCGGAATGACAGCAAAAGAAATTATGCTATCAGGTTTTGCGAAAGCAGAGGACCCTAACTCTGGAGGAAGACAAATGCCAGGTCATTTTGGTCAAAAGAAAAATCGAATTGTAACAGGTTCATCTCCTGTTACCACACAAGTTCCTCACGCAGTGGGTGTCGCCCTTGCAGGGAAAATGGAAAAGAAAGATATTGTCACATTCACTACGTTTGGAGAAGGGTCATCAAACCAAGGTGATTTCCACGAAGGAGCGAACTTTGCTGGTGTTCATAAGCTACCAGTCATTTTTATGTGTGAAAACAATAAGTATGCCATCTCTGTTCCTATAGAGAAACAATTGGCTTGTGAAAAAGTTTCGGATCGAGCCATTGGCTATGGAATGCCAGGATATACAATAGATGGAAATGATCCATTAGCTGTTTATGAAGTCGTCAAAGAAGCGGCTGATAGAGGACGCAGAGGAGAAGGCCCTACATTAATTGAAGCTGTCTCCTATCGATTAACTCCTCATTCAAGCGATGACGATGATCGAGCCTATCGTAATCAAGATGAAGTAGCTGAAGCAAAGCAAAAAGATCCACTTGTGACGTTTGCTACATATTTAAGAGAAGTAAAGGTTCTAACAGAGGAATCTGAAAAAGAAATAAACGATAAAATCACCAAGTTGGTCAATGAAGCGACCGACTATGCTGAAGATGCACCTTATGCCGAACCTGAGTCTGCATTAACGCATGTGTATGGGAACTAA
- the lpdA gene encoding dihydrolipoyl dehydrogenase: protein MATEYDLVILGGGTGGYVAAVRASQLGLKTAIVEKKELGGTCLHRGCIPSKALLRSAEVYATTKKSEKFGVSVSDVKLNFLKVQERKQQIIDQLHKGVEHLMKKGKIDVYQGTGRILGPSIFSPMPGTISVEMASGEENEMLIPKNVIVATGSRPRTLKGLEIDGDKVLTSDEALTLESLPSSMMIVGGGVIGVEWASMLADFGVDITILEYADRILPTEDKEISKEMQRLLKKKKIKVLTNAKVLPETLETDLENVTICADHKGEQKSFTANKILVSVGRQANVEGIGLENTQIEVKDGYIATNDYYQTKESHIYAIGDVIGGLQLAHVASHEGLIAVEHLSDKNPDKMNDQYVPKCVYSNPEVASIGLTEEEAIAKGYKVKKGKFLFKAIGKALIYGESDGFVKIIADEETDDLLGVHMIGPHVTDMISEAGLAHVLDATPWEVGKTIHPHPTLSEAIGEAALAVDGNAIHG, encoded by the coding sequence ATGGCCACAGAATATGACTTAGTTATTTTAGGTGGAGGAACAGGTGGTTATGTAGCCGCCGTTCGGGCTTCACAATTAGGGCTTAAAACAGCGATAGTAGAAAAGAAAGAACTAGGAGGAACGTGTTTACATAGAGGGTGCATCCCAAGTAAAGCATTATTAAGAAGTGCTGAAGTATATGCTACAACGAAAAAAAGTGAAAAATTTGGCGTCTCGGTTTCAGATGTTAAGCTGAATTTTTTAAAAGTTCAAGAGCGTAAACAGCAAATTATTGACCAGCTTCATAAAGGTGTAGAGCACTTAATGAAAAAAGGGAAGATCGATGTTTACCAAGGAACAGGTAGAATATTAGGCCCGTCTATTTTTTCTCCCATGCCTGGAACAATTTCTGTAGAAATGGCTAGTGGAGAAGAAAATGAGATGTTGATTCCTAAAAATGTAATAGTGGCCACAGGTTCCAGACCACGTACACTGAAAGGACTTGAAATTGATGGCGATAAAGTGCTTACTTCAGATGAAGCTTTGACTTTAGAAAGCTTACCTTCATCGATGATGATTGTTGGTGGTGGAGTCATTGGTGTGGAGTGGGCTTCGATGCTTGCTGATTTTGGTGTGGACATTACCATTTTAGAATATGCGGATCGAATTTTACCGACAGAAGATAAAGAAATTTCAAAAGAAATGCAACGATTATTAAAGAAAAAGAAAATAAAAGTGCTCACGAATGCAAAAGTTCTCCCAGAAACACTAGAAACCGATCTTGAGAATGTAACTATTTGCGCGGATCACAAAGGGGAGCAAAAATCGTTCACTGCTAATAAAATCCTTGTATCTGTAGGCAGACAAGCGAATGTAGAAGGTATTGGACTAGAGAACACGCAGATTGAAGTAAAAGATGGGTATATCGCAACGAATGATTATTATCAAACGAAGGAATCCCATATTTATGCGATAGGTGACGTGATTGGTGGTTTGCAGTTAGCGCATGTCGCTTCTCACGAAGGGCTTATTGCAGTGGAGCATCTGTCTGATAAAAACCCTGATAAAATGAACGATCAGTACGTTCCAAAATGTGTGTATTCTAATCCGGAGGTTGCGAGTATCGGTTTAACAGAAGAAGAAGCAATAGCGAAAGGGTATAAGGTCAAAAAAGGAAAGTTTCTTTTTAAGGCGATTGGTAAAGCTTTAATTTATGGTGAATCAGATGGGTTTGTCAAAATCATTGCCGATGAAGAAACAGATGATTTGCTCGGAGTCCATATGATTGGCCCTCATGTAACTGATATGATTTCTGAGGCAGGGCTTGCTCATGTTTTAGATGCTACTCCTTGGGAAGTTGGAAAAACCATTCATCCACACCCAACGTTATCAGAGGCCATAGGTGAAGCAGCTTTAGCTGTAGATGGAAATGCGATTCACGGGTGA
- the buk gene encoding butyrate kinase: MEVTKTLQQDEYRILVINPGSTSTKIGVFDNERSIFEKTIRHEQDQIESFDSIIDQYPFRKQTILETLDNEGINISKLTAVCGRGGLLRPIEGGTYLVNNDMLNDLKIGYAGEHASNLGGIIAHEIASGLNIPAYIVDPVVVDEMDPIAKISGVAEIERKSIFHALNQKAVARKVAHSLHKSYQDLNLIVTHMGGGITIGAHKNGKVIDVNNGLHGDGPFSPERAGTVPAGDLVSLCFSGDYYRDEIMKKLVGHGGLVGYLGTNDALKVEKMIQSGDEKAKIVYEAMAYQIAKEIGSASAVLKGKVDAIVLTGGLAYGKEFIKLISSYIDWIGDIIVHPGENELEALAEGALRVLTGEEQSKHYTIEK, from the coding sequence ATGGAGGTTACTAAAACATTGCAACAAGACGAGTATAGAATCTTAGTTATAAATCCGGGATCGACATCTACAAAAATTGGTGTTTTTGATAATGAGCGTTCCATTTTTGAAAAAACCATTCGACACGAACAAGATCAAATAGAATCTTTTGACTCTATTATTGACCAGTATCCTTTTAGAAAACAAACCATTTTAGAAACCTTAGATAATGAAGGGATCAATATTTCTAAATTAACAGCTGTTTGTGGTAGGGGGGGATTACTTCGTCCAATTGAAGGAGGGACCTACCTAGTTAACAATGACATGTTAAATGATTTAAAAATAGGATATGCTGGAGAACATGCCTCAAATTTAGGTGGTATTATCGCTCATGAAATTGCTTCCGGTCTTAATATACCGGCTTACATTGTTGACCCTGTTGTCGTAGACGAAATGGATCCGATTGCAAAAATATCAGGAGTAGCAGAAATTGAACGAAAAAGTATTTTTCACGCCCTGAACCAAAAGGCTGTTGCTCGTAAGGTCGCTCATTCACTTCATAAATCTTATCAAGATTTGAACTTGATTGTGACTCATATGGGTGGAGGTATTACAATCGGGGCTCATAAAAACGGTAAAGTAATTGATGTAAATAATGGACTTCACGGTGACGGTCCTTTTAGTCCTGAACGTGCAGGTACAGTACCGGCGGGTGATTTAGTTTCTTTATGTTTTTCAGGGGATTATTATCGAGATGAAATCATGAAGAAGCTTGTTGGTCACGGAGGCTTAGTAGGATATTTAGGAACGAATGATGCTTTAAAAGTAGAAAAAATGATTCAATCTGGAGACGAAAAGGCAAAGATTGTTTATGAAGCAATGGCCTATCAAATTGCCAAGGAAATCGGCTCAGCTAGTGCTGTTTTAAAAGGAAAGGTTGATGCGATTGTTCTTACCGGTGGGCTTGCGTATGGGAAAGAATTTATCAAACTTATCTCATCCTATATTGATTGGATTGGAGATATCATTGTTCATCCTGGTGAAAATGAACTTGAAGCTTTAGCTGAAGGAGCGTTAAGAGTTCTTACAGGTGAGGAGCAAAGTAAGCACTATACAATTGAAAAATAA
- the bcd gene encoding Leu/Phe/Val dehydrogenase encodes MSFEIFDYMEMYDYEQLVFCQDKLSGLKAIIAIHDTTLGPALGGTRMWTYDSEAAAIEDALRLARGMTYKNAAAGLNLGGGKTVIIGDPRTDKNEELFRSFGRYIQGLNGRYITAEDVGTTVADMDIIHQETNYVTGISPAFGSSGNPSPVTAYGVYVGMKAAAKEAFDTDSLEGKTIAVQGVGSVAYNLCKHLHEEGASLIVTDINKEAVKRAVDDFGAKAVDPSDIYSVDCDIFAPCALGAIINDETIPQLKARVIAGAANNQLKDESHGEMIHEMGMVYAPDYVINSGGVINVADELEGYNRERALKKVEGIYQNIEKVFSIAKRDNIPIYRAADKLAEERIERMRISRSTFLQNEHNILSRR; translated from the coding sequence ATGAGTTTTGAAATTTTTGATTATATGGAAATGTACGATTATGAACAGTTAGTATTTTGTCAAGATAAACTCTCTGGTTTAAAAGCAATTATCGCGATTCATGATACAACACTAGGTCCTGCTCTAGGTGGAACAAGAATGTGGACATACGATTCAGAAGCAGCAGCAATAGAAGATGCTCTTCGCTTAGCTAGAGGAATGACATATAAAAATGCGGCAGCTGGGTTGAATTTAGGTGGAGGGAAAACAGTGATTATTGGAGACCCTCGCACAGATAAAAATGAGGAGCTGTTTAGATCCTTTGGTCGCTATATTCAAGGGTTAAATGGTCGATATATAACAGCTGAAGATGTTGGTACGACAGTTGCTGATATGGATATTATTCACCAAGAAACAAATTATGTAACAGGTATTTCACCTGCTTTCGGCTCTTCAGGAAACCCATCTCCTGTTACAGCTTATGGTGTATATGTAGGAATGAAAGCTGCAGCAAAGGAAGCATTTGATACAGATTCTTTAGAAGGCAAAACAATAGCGGTTCAAGGAGTGGGAAGTGTCGCTTACAATCTATGTAAGCACTTGCATGAAGAGGGTGCTTCGTTAATTGTGACAGATATTAATAAAGAAGCAGTAAAACGTGCAGTGGATGATTTTGGAGCAAAAGCAGTAGATCCTTCTGACATTTATTCTGTTGATTGTGATATATTTGCTCCTTGTGCCCTAGGCGCAATTATTAACGATGAGACGATACCACAACTAAAAGCTCGTGTTATTGCTGGTGCTGCAAACAACCAATTGAAAGATGAGAGTCATGGAGAAATGATTCATGAAATGGGAATGGTCTATGCGCCAGATTATGTTATTAATTCTGGTGGAGTAATTAATGTGGCTGATGAACTGGAAGGTTATAACCGTGAAAGAGCGCTGAAAAAAGTAGAAGGTATTTATCAAAATATCGAAAAAGTCTTTTCTATTGCTAAAAGAGATAATATTCCAATTTATCGTGCGGCAGATAAGCTTGCAGAAGAAAGAATTGAGAGAATGAGAATTTCAAGAAGTACCTTCCTGCAAAATGAGCACAACATATTAAGTCGAAGATAA
- the yqiS gene encoding phosphate butyryltransferase, with translation MELNELFQKAERISNATIAVAVAEDHEVIKAIQAALDKKLAHFILFGKKEPILSLLDEYGINLDLVSVQHADTKELAAKLAVQAVHNQEANILMKGNVSTAILLKEVLNKEYGLRTGQIISHVAAFQVPNYKRLLFLSDAAMNISPSLEEKKQIIENAVDVAHSLGIEEPKVAPICAVETVNPSMQATTDASMLSVMNSRGQIKGCLIDGPLALDNAISIQAAEHKGIKSEVAGLTDILTVPNIETGNVLYKSLVYFANAKVGAVIMGAKAPIILTSRADSAESKLYSIALGVCTSQKNRLWGNES, from the coding sequence ATGGAATTGAATGAACTATTCCAAAAAGCAGAAAGAATTTCAAACGCAACGATAGCAGTTGCTGTTGCAGAGGATCATGAGGTAATAAAGGCGATTCAAGCAGCTTTAGATAAAAAGCTAGCTCATTTTATTTTATTCGGAAAAAAGGAACCCATTTTGTCTTTGCTTGATGAGTATGGAATTAATCTTGATCTTGTATCTGTTCAACATGCAGACACTAAAGAACTAGCGGCTAAATTAGCAGTCCAAGCTGTTCATAATCAAGAAGCAAATATTTTAATGAAAGGCAATGTCTCAACAGCCATTTTGTTAAAAGAAGTGTTGAATAAAGAATATGGATTACGAACAGGCCAAATCATTTCTCATGTTGCGGCTTTCCAAGTACCAAATTATAAGCGTTTATTATTTTTATCAGATGCGGCTATGAATATATCTCCATCTTTAGAGGAGAAAAAACAGATTATCGAAAATGCAGTTGATGTGGCCCATTCTTTAGGAATTGAAGAACCGAAAGTGGCACCTATTTGTGCTGTTGAAACTGTTAACCCTTCGATGCAAGCAACCACTGATGCTTCTATGCTTTCAGTGATGAATTCAAGAGGACAAATAAAGGGATGTTTAATTGATGGTCCTCTTGCTCTTGATAATGCAATTTCTATTCAGGCGGCAGAACATAAAGGTATTAAAAGCGAAGTAGCTGGTTTGACAGATATTTTAACTGTACCCAATATAGAAACGGGCAATGTCCTTTATAAGTCCCTCGTTTATTTCGCCAATGCTAAGGTTGGCGCTGTTATTATGGGAGCGAAGGCACCAATTATTTTAACAAGTCGAGCGGATTCAGCTGAAAGTAAATTATATTCAATCGCATTAGGCGTTTGTACTTCACAAAAAAATCGTTTATGGGGGAATGAATCATGA
- a CDS encoding sigma-54 interaction domain-containing protein, producing the protein MKKQTVLLVGAGKGGTTLLKMLNETKTIQIVSVVDKNPSADGMQLAKSLGIMTFVDWKPVLSDQIDIVIDVTGDDEVFKGLLKYRSEKTVIIPGSVAYLMSQLIDEKEILISRLVEESKKQETILNSTNDGMIFINNDEEITYFNKVAQEITGIDKLSALGHSIKDIFPYSKLYRVLQTKRTEFNQKQQLQNGALIVETRIPIIDEKGHLHGALAVFKDITEVVHLAEELTDIKEIQTMLEAIIQSSDEAISVVDEKGRGLIVNRAYMKMTGLKEQEVIGKPANADISEGESVHMTVLRTRKPVRGVPLKVGPNKKDVLVNVAPIIVDGKIRGSVGVIHDVSEIRALTNELNRARQIIRKLEAKYTFDDIVGSSEQIKLSVEQAKLGAKTPVTILLRGESGTGKELFAHAIHNESDRKYNKFIRVNCGAISESLLESELFGYVDGAFSGAKRGGKKGYFEEANNGSIFLDEVGELSPSMQVKLLRVLQEQEIVRVGDTKPISINVRVIAATNVNLEKAMSNGRFREDLYYRLNRYPIFIPSLRNRKEDIEALSLHLLRKISQDYGRIILDIAENAVSYLCKYNWPGNVRELENILGRAVIFLNHHESVINLSHIPPLPIESRLDFPEKEMIHSMFGKDNKRNLSQMLTDMERLVIKHKLKENGYNRKDTAEDLGISIRNLYYKLEKYQIEDDCMQ; encoded by the coding sequence ATGAAAAAACAAACAGTTTTGCTTGTTGGGGCAGGAAAAGGTGGAACAACACTACTGAAAATGTTGAATGAAACGAAAACGATTCAAATTGTTTCAGTTGTTGACAAAAATCCATCTGCAGATGGTATGCAATTAGCTAAAAGTTTAGGGATAATGACGTTTGTAGACTGGAAACCTGTTTTATCAGATCAAATTGATATTGTCATTGACGTCACAGGTGATGATGAAGTATTTAAGGGCTTGCTCAAATACAGAAGTGAAAAAACGGTTATCATTCCTGGAAGTGTTGCTTATCTTATGTCTCAACTAATAGATGAAAAAGAAATTCTTATAAGCCGCTTAGTTGAAGAGTCTAAAAAGCAAGAAACCATTCTTAATTCCACTAATGATGGCATGATATTTATTAATAATGATGAGGAAATCACTTATTTTAATAAAGTCGCACAAGAAATTACAGGTATAGATAAACTTAGTGCTCTTGGACACTCGATTAAAGATATTTTTCCATATAGTAAACTCTATCGAGTTCTACAAACGAAAAGGACCGAGTTTAATCAAAAACAGCAACTGCAAAATGGGGCACTAATTGTTGAAACAAGAATCCCTATTATTGATGAAAAGGGCCATCTTCATGGTGCCTTAGCTGTATTTAAGGATATAACGGAAGTTGTTCATTTGGCGGAAGAACTAACAGATATAAAGGAAATTCAAACAATGCTTGAAGCGATCATTCAATCCTCTGATGAAGCTATTTCAGTAGTAGATGAAAAAGGGAGAGGCTTAATCGTTAATCGAGCATATATGAAAATGACTGGACTCAAAGAACAGGAAGTTATTGGGAAACCTGCTAATGCCGATATTTCGGAAGGTGAGAGTGTACATATGACCGTTCTCCGTACAAGAAAGCCTGTGAGAGGAGTCCCTTTAAAAGTTGGGCCGAACAAAAAGGATGTCTTGGTCAATGTTGCCCCAATTATTGTAGATGGAAAGATAAGAGGTAGTGTAGGAGTCATACATGATGTTTCGGAAATTCGAGCATTAACGAATGAATTAAATCGGGCAAGACAAATTATTCGAAAACTTGAAGCGAAATATACTTTTGATGATATAGTGGGTAGTAGTGAACAAATAAAGCTTTCTGTTGAACAGGCTAAACTAGGGGCGAAAACTCCTGTAACCATTCTACTACGAGGTGAGTCTGGGACAGGTAAAGAGCTGTTTGCACATGCAATACATAATGAGAGTGATCGAAAATACAATAAATTTATTCGTGTAAACTGTGGTGCGATAAGTGAATCATTGTTAGAAAGTGAATTGTTTGGATACGTTGATGGAGCTTTTTCTGGTGCTAAGCGTGGCGGTAAAAAAGGTTATTTCGAGGAAGCGAATAACGGAAGTATTTTTCTTGATGAAGTTGGTGAGCTTTCTCCATCCATGCAAGTTAAGCTTCTTCGGGTTTTGCAAGAACAAGAAATTGTCCGTGTTGGTGATACAAAACCGATCTCAATAAATGTACGAGTCATTGCAGCGACAAACGTTAATTTAGAAAAAGCAATGAGTAATGGTCGCTTTCGTGAAGATTTATATTATAGGCTTAATCGTTACCCAATATTTATTCCTTCACTTAGAAATAGGAAGGAGGATATTGAGGCTCTATCTCTACATTTATTGCGTAAAATAAGTCAAGATTATGGAAGGATAATCTTAGATATTGCCGAGAATGCCGTTTCTTATTTATGTAAATATAATTGGCCTGGAAATGTAAGAGAACTGGAAAATATATTAGGTCGGGCAGTAATCTTTTTGAATCACCATGAATCCGTTATTAATTTAAGTCATATCCCTCCACTTCCAATAGAGTCAAGGCTTGATTTTCCAGAAAAAGAAATGATTCATTCTATGTTTGGGAAAGATAATAAAAGAAACCTTTCGCAAATGTTAACAGATATGGAGAGATTAGTTATAAAACATAAACTTAAAGAAAATGGTTATAACAGAAAAGACACCGCAGAAGATTTAGGGATATCCATCCGTAACTTATATTATAAATTAGAAAAGTATCAAATTGAAGATGATTGCATGCAGTGA
- a CDS encoding DUF2627 domain-containing protein has product MKRIIALLILVIPGVLAGFGIKLMRDMTFGILQPPFTSPTLQFLCGFILFIGGLAFVAGFIFHRDRKKNKVQKRFQQKQK; this is encoded by the coding sequence TTGAAACGCATCATTGCTTTACTTATACTAGTTATTCCAGGTGTACTTGCTGGTTTTGGAATTAAGTTAATGAGAGACATGACATTTGGAATACTTCAACCACCGTTTACCTCTCCTACTCTCCAATTTCTATGCGGCTTCATTCTTTTTATTGGAGGACTAGCGTTTGTTGCAGGATTTATTTTTCACAGAGATCGAAAAAAAAATAAAGTACAAAAAAGATTTCAACAAAAACAAAAATAA